The Gordonia iterans DNA window GCGCAGATCGGCCTGCCGGTAGGCCTCGGCCACGGCCGGGTCGCTGATCTTGGAATCGTCGACGCCGACCACGACGGGGCCGTCGTTCAGCTTGGCGTCGGTCGGCACGATCACCACCTTGCTCTTGGCATGGGCTGCGACGCTGGTGCTGACCGATCCGAGGAACAGGCCCTTGAACCCGCCCAGGCCGCGGCTGCCGAGCACCACCATCTCGGCGTCGTTGCTGAAGTCGATCATCACGTGCGCGGCGTCGCCCTCGGCGATCGAGCCGTGGATGGTGATGCCCGGGGCGGCCTCATCGGCGACCTTCGCGGCGTCCTGCACGTACTTGCTGACCTCGCCGCGGATCGCGTCGATCACGTCCTGCGGGATCACCAGGCCGGGGGCGTAGTCACTGGTGGTGGTGGTGTACGCGGAGACGATCTTGAGGTCGGCGCCCTCGAGCTTGGCGGTCTGCGCCGCCCAGCGCACCGCGTTGACTGCTTCGGCCGAACCGTCGACACCGACAAGAATCACGCTCATCCTGAAATGCACATCCTCGATTGACTCCGGCCCGAGCACACCGGGCGATGGTGCTCGTAATCAAGCCTCACAGCCATTGTGTCGCATGGCCAAGACAGATGCACTCGCCGCGGGACTTTCGCCCCGCATCGCCTATCGTCGGACCCATGACTAGTCCCGGTCGGCCCGAGATCCCGCAGGAGGACCCGTACGACGAGGAGGGCCTGGAACCGCCTATGCCGCGCACCGAGATGCGCCAGACGGCGCTGTCGGTGGCGCTGACGGTCGTCGTGGCCGTGGTCCTGGTGGTCGCGGCGACGGGCACCGCGGGACTGCTGCACACGGTGCTGATCCTCGCGGCGCCCGGCGTGATCCTCGCGGGCGCCGTCTACGCCGGTGTGCGCGCGTACGGGACCTACCGGCGGGACGGCCGGTGGCAGGTGTGGCAGGGCGGCATGTGGTTCCTTACCATGCTCCTGCTGCTGTGGGGGCCGAGCGCGGTGACGTTCCTGATCGTGTCCGGCTCCGACTGAGGCCACGGCGTTGCGGGGGTGGTATCAGGTCCAGCTGGGCAACCAGAGCTGTACGTTCCACCACTCGTTGCTGATCGGCGCCCCGGTCAGCACGGGCCAGGCGAAGGCGAAGTTGGCGACCACGAGCGTGACGTACAGGCTGACCCCGGCCACAGCGAGGATCCGGCCCTGGGAGTATCTGCCACGCGCGGCCGCGGCGAGGACGTCGCCGCAGCACAGGGCGAGCCCCATCACCAGGAACGGTGCGATCGCCGTGGCGTAGAAGAAGTACATCTGGCGGTCGATCTCAGCGAACCACGGAAGGATCCCGGCGAGATAGGCCGCGAGCACCGCCTGATATCGCCAGTCTCGCCGGAAGATCGCCCGCCACAACGCCCACGCGAGCATCGGCAGCGCCAGCCACCACAGCGCCGGCGTGCCGATCAGCATCTGGGCCCGGATGCAATCGCCGCCGCCGCATTGATCCGGGCCGTACGAGATCGCGTAGAGCATCGGCCGCAGCGCCATCGGCCAGGTCCAGGGCTTGGACTCCCACGGGTGGTCGTTGCCCGCGGCGTTGGTGAGGCCGGCGTGGAACTCCAGGATCCCGGACTCGTAGTACCAGAACGAACGCAACGCGGCCGGGACCCACGCCCACGGTCCGTCGGTTCCCACCTCGGTACCCACCACGTAGCGATAGACCGAGGTCTCCGAACGGAACCAGACGGCGAAGGTCGCCAGGTAGATCAGCACCGGGAGCACGGCGAGGGAGGCGACGGTGGGGACGCCGTCGCGCAGCAGCGCACCCCGCCAGGGACGGGTGACGTGATAGGCCTTGCGCGCCTGGACGTCGAACCAGAGCGACAGCACCGTGTAGACGATGACGAAGTAGATGCCCGACCACTTGGTGCCGCAGGCCAGACCGAGGCTGACGCCCGCGGCGAAGCGGTACCAGCGGAAGCCCATCCGAGGGCCGAAGACGCTGTCGTGGATCCGGCCCTCGCGATAGACGCGGTCCATGCGCTCGCGCACCTGGTCACGGTCGGCGATCAGCGCGGCGAAGGCGACGACGACGAACAGCGCCTGGAAGATGTCGAGCATGCCCATCCGGGACTGGACGAACAGCACACCGTCGCAGATCGCGAACAGCCCGGCGATCGCACCGATGAGCGTCGATCGGGTCATCCGCCGCACGCACAGGTAGATCGCCAGCACGATCACCACGCCGGACACGGCCGCGGTGAAGCGCCAGCCCATCGGGTTGTAGCCGAACAGCGCCTCGCCGATCGCCAGCATCCACTTGCCGACCGGCGGATGCACCACCAGTCCGTAAGCGGGGTTGTCCTCGATCAGCCCGCCGCCGGTCAGCACCTGCCAGCCCTGCGGCACGTAGTGCTTCTCGTCGAACACCGGAGTGCCCTTGTCGGTGGGATGCGTCAGATCCCAGAAGCGCGTGACGAACGCCAGGACGACGAGGACCAGCCCGACCACGGCGCCGCGGTCGCGGTCGCTCGCGCCGAACACCGGCTCGGGGATCTCCGGACCGGGTGCGGTGCCGAGGGCCTCGACGGGCGCGCGGGGTGCGACGGTCGCGCGATCGGCCAGGGCTTGACTCACCAGCCCGATGGTAGAGGAAGGTAGGTTGACTCAGGTGAGTGGAGCACTGGTGCTGGCCGGCACACCGATGGGGCAGCCCGGCGATGCGTCGCCGCGGCTGCGGGAGGCGCTGGCGACGGCCGACGTCGTCGCCGCCGAGGACACCCGGCGCGCTCGTTCACTGGCGGCGGCCCTCGAGGTGGCCATCGGCGGCCGCCTGGTCAGCTACTACGACCACGTCGAGGCGCAGCGCGCTCCCCAGCTGGTGGAGGCGATCGCCGGAGGGGCGACGGTGCTGCTGATCACCGACGCCGGCATGCCGTCGGTCAGCGACCCCGGGTTCCGGCTGGTCTCCGCGTGCGCGGAAGCCGGGTTGAGGGTGACGTGCCTCCCCGGCCCGTCCGCGGTGACCACGGCGCTCGCACTCTCGGCGTTGCCGTCCGAGCGCTTCTGCTTCGACGGCTTCGCACCGCGGAAGCCGGGGGCCCGCCGGGACTGGCTGGCGTCGCTGCGCTCGGAGCCGCGCACCGTCGTCTTCTTCGAGTCGCCGCACCGCCTCGCGCAGACGCTCGCCGATGCGGCCGAGGTGCTGGGCGCAGATCGCCGGGCCGCAGTGTGCCGGGAGCTGACGAAGACCTACGAAGAGGTACGACGAGGAGGGCTCGCCGAGCTCGCCGCGTGGGCCGCCGACGGGGTGAAGGGGGAGATCACCGTCGTCGTCGCCGGTGCTTCCGAGTTCGATGCCGAGGCCGATCTGGACGCGGTGGCTGCGCGGGCCGCCGAACTCGCCGAGGAGGGGGCACGCTTGAAGGACGCGTGCGAGCAGGCCGCGTCCGGCACCCCGTTCAGCAAGCGCGAGATCTACGAGGCGGTCCTGTCCTCGCGTCGCGACTCGTGAGGTTGTCGTTCGCTCCGTGAGTATGTCCGTTCGCTCCGCGGGGTCCGTTCGCTCCTTGAGCCTGCCTGTTCGCTCCTTGAGCCTGCCTGTTCGCTCCTTGAGCTTGTCGAAAGGTCGATGGCGTTTCGACTCGTGCTCGGCTGGCGCCTCGCCCGGCTCAACGGGCGGCAACGCGCCTTGAGCTTGTCTGTTCGCTCCTTGAGCTTGCCTGTTCGCTCCTTGAGCCTGCCTGTTCGCTCCTTGAGCTTGTCGAAAGGTCGATGCCGTTTCGACTCGTGCTCGGCTGGCGCCTCGCCCGGCTCAACGGGCGGCAACGCTCCTTGAGCTTGCCTGTTCGCTCCTTGAGCTTGCCTATTCGCTCCTTGAGCCTGCCTGTTCGCTCCTTGAGCTTGTCGAAAGGTCGATGGCGTTTCGACTCGTGCTCGGCTGGCGCCTCGCCCGGCTCAACGGGCGGCAACGCTCCTTGAGCTTGCCTGTTCGCTCCTTGAGCCTGCCTGTTCGCTCCCTGAGCTTGTCTGTTCGCTCCTTGAGCTTGTCGAAAGGTCGATGGCGTTTCGACTCGTGCTCGGCTGGCGCCTCGCCCGGCTCAACGGGCGGCAACGCGCCTTGAGCCTGCCTGTTCGCTCCTTGAGCTTGTCTGTTCGCTCCTTGAGCTTGTCGAAAGGTCGATGGCGTTTCGACTCGTGCTCGGCTGGCGCCTCGCCCGGCTCAACGGGCGGCAACGCGCCTTGATCGTGCCTGTTCGCTCCTTGAGCTTGTCTGTTCGCTCCTTGAGCTTGTCGAAAGGTCGATGGCGTTTCGACTCGTGCTCGGCTGGCGCCTCGCCCGGCTCAACGGGCGGCAACGCTCCTTGAGCTTGTCTGTTCGCTCCTTGAGCTTGTCGAAAGGTCGATGCGCCGCGCGATGGGCCGAGTTGTCCACAGGACATCTCGCGCGGCGTACGCGGCTGTGGACACTGGTCGAGCCTGTCGCCGGGAGACGGCGATACTCGATACATGGGGGCTTACGTGTACATACTCAGATGCGCGGACGGCAGCTTGTACGTCGGGAGCACGCGGGATCTCGGGCCGCGCATCGAGCAGCATCAGAGCGGCCGCGGCGCGGCCTATACGGCCAAGCGGCTCCCGGTGGAGCTCGCCTTCAGCCAGGAGTTCGAGTGCATCTCCGACGCATGGGCGATGGAGCGCAAGCTGCACGGCTGGAGTCGGGCGAAGCGTCAAGCGGTGATCGACGGACGGTTCGACCTGCTGCCAGGGTTGTCGACCCGGCGCTCGGCGAAGCGCTCGACGCCGGAGTGAGCGTGTCGCTCCTTGAGCTTGTCGAAAGGTCGAGGGACGTTTCGACACGGGCTCGGCTGGCGCCTCGCCCGGCTCAACGAGCGGTAACGCTCCTTGAGCTTGTCGAAAGGTCGAGGGACGTTTCGACACGGGCTCGGCTGGCGCCTCGCCCGGCTCAACGAGCGAAGCGGCGCTCCTTGAGCTTGTCGAA harbors:
- a CDS encoding universal stress protein, coding for MSVILVGVDGSAEAVNAVRWAAQTAKLEGADLKIVSAYTTTTSDYAPGLVIPQDVIDAIRGEVSKYVQDAAKVADEAAPGITIHGSIAEGDAAHVMIDFSNDAEMVVLGSRGLGGFKGLFLGSVSTSVAAHAKSKVVIVPTDAKLNDGPVVVGVDDSKISDPAVAEAYRQADLRKAQLIAVHTWTPLDADALHGFGLSAEEIEQMSEQAVEAVAERMAGYGTDYPDVQVERVVIPEEPGKAILDTADDTASLIVMGSRGRGGFTGLLLGSRSQKVLHHAKVPVMIVRHKS
- a CDS encoding dolichyl-phosphate-mannose--protein mannosyltransferase, with the protein product MADRATVAPRAPVEALGTAPGPEIPEPVFGASDRDRGAVVGLVLVVLAFVTRFWDLTHPTDKGTPVFDEKHYVPQGWQVLTGGGLIEDNPAYGLVVHPPVGKWMLAIGEALFGYNPMGWRFTAAVSGVVIVLAIYLCVRRMTRSTLIGAIAGLFAICDGVLFVQSRMGMLDIFQALFVVVAFAALIADRDQVRERMDRVYREGRIHDSVFGPRMGFRWYRFAAGVSLGLACGTKWSGIYFVIVYTVLSLWFDVQARKAYHVTRPWRGALLRDGVPTVASLAVLPVLIYLATFAVWFRSETSVYRYVVGTEVGTDGPWAWVPAALRSFWYYESGILEFHAGLTNAAGNDHPWESKPWTWPMALRPMLYAISYGPDQCGGGDCIRAQMLIGTPALWWLALPMLAWALWRAIFRRDWRYQAVLAAYLAGILPWFAEIDRQMYFFYATAIAPFLVMGLALCCGDVLAAAARGRYSQGRILAVAGVSLYVTLVVANFAFAWPVLTGAPISNEWWNVQLWLPSWT
- the rsmI gene encoding 16S rRNA (cytidine(1402)-2'-O)-methyltransferase gives rise to the protein MVEEGRLTQVSGALVLAGTPMGQPGDASPRLREALATADVVAAEDTRRARSLAAALEVAIGGRLVSYYDHVEAQRAPQLVEAIAGGATVLLITDAGMPSVSDPGFRLVSACAEAGLRVTCLPGPSAVTTALALSALPSERFCFDGFAPRKPGARRDWLASLRSEPRTVVFFESPHRLAQTLADAAEVLGADRRAAVCRELTKTYEEVRRGGLAELAAWAADGVKGEITVVVAGASEFDAEADLDAVAARAAELAEEGARLKDACEQAASGTPFSKREIYEAVLSSRRDS
- a CDS encoding GIY-YIG nuclease family protein, encoding MGAYVYILRCADGSLYVGSTRDLGPRIEQHQSGRGAAYTAKRLPVELAFSQEFECISDAWAMERKLHGWSRAKRQAVIDGRFDLLPGLSTRRSAKRSTPE